One genomic window of Marinobacter adhaerens HP15 includes the following:
- a CDS encoding CaiB/BaiF CoA transferase family protein, with amino-acid sequence MTGPLDGIRIIDLTAMISGPLATMILADQGAEVIKIENPAGGDFTRSAANRQGDMSALYLNNNRNKKSVALNLKKKAGRDALLRLVASADVFVQNFRPGVIERMGLGEEQLRKVAPNLVMVSISGFGDTGPYSQRPVYDPLIQGLSGLATVQAGADELRPQLVRTILPDKLTGVTAAQAITAALFARERTGESQHVRLSMLDAIIAFLWSSDMGSQTFVHSEVPQQEAASLQDLIYETTTGYITIAVQSDREWQALIRAVDRPEWAEDPRFLTARLRQENIDARLELIQSVIKTDTAEHWLARLEAEQVPCAPVLTRTQVLDHPQVLANDLLSHYDHPQAGRLRQARAPSRFSAAPEQHWQGAPRLGEQTGELLAECGYSAEEIQAMCDSGIAAIAATNIF; translated from the coding sequence ATGACCGGACCACTCGATGGCATCCGCATTATCGATCTGACAGCCATGATTTCCGGGCCTCTCGCGACCATGATACTGGCGGATCAGGGTGCCGAGGTTATCAAGATCGAGAATCCGGCGGGTGGCGACTTTACGCGCTCCGCGGCCAATCGGCAGGGCGATATGTCGGCGCTGTACCTCAACAACAACCGCAACAAGAAATCAGTGGCGCTGAACCTGAAAAAAAAGGCAGGACGCGACGCGCTGCTTCGACTGGTAGCGTCGGCCGATGTCTTTGTGCAGAACTTCCGGCCGGGCGTCATTGAGCGGATGGGGCTCGGCGAAGAGCAGCTGCGCAAGGTGGCCCCGAATCTCGTGATGGTATCAATCAGTGGCTTCGGTGACACCGGCCCCTATTCCCAGCGACCGGTATACGACCCGCTGATTCAGGGCCTCTCCGGATTGGCCACCGTGCAGGCGGGCGCCGATGAACTTCGACCGCAACTGGTGAGAACCATTTTGCCCGACAAGCTCACCGGTGTAACCGCAGCCCAGGCGATTACCGCGGCTCTGTTTGCCCGCGAACGCACCGGGGAAAGCCAACATGTCCGGCTGTCCATGCTGGACGCGATCATCGCGTTTCTCTGGAGCTCCGACATGGGCAGCCAGACCTTTGTTCACAGTGAGGTGCCGCAGCAGGAGGCTGCGAGCCTTCAGGATCTCATCTATGAGACCACAACCGGCTACATCACCATTGCGGTTCAGAGCGATCGAGAGTGGCAAGCCCTTATTCGTGCTGTGGACCGCCCGGAGTGGGCGGAGGATCCAAGGTTCCTGACTGCCCGGCTGCGCCAGGAGAATATTGATGCGAGGCTGGAGCTGATCCAGTCGGTCATCAAAACCGATACGGCCGAACACTGGTTGGCAAGGCTCGAGGCCGAGCAAGTGCCCTGCGCCCCGGTGTTGACCCGCACTCAGGTACTCGACCATCCCCAGGTACTGGCCAACGATCTGCTCTCCCACTACGACCACCCCCAGGCCGGCCGACTCCGCCAGGCCAGGGCGCCGTCGCGATTCTCGGCCGCACCGGAGCAGCACTGGCAGGGAGCTCCGCGCCTTGGCGAGCAAACCGGCGAACTGCTGGCAGAGTGTGGGTATTCCGCCGAAGAAATCCAGGCGATGTGTGATTCAGGCATCGCAGCCATAGCCGCCACTAACATTTTTTAA
- a CDS encoding ABC transporter ATP-binding protein: protein MTDIFLEYPTESGKVAVLKNASLMVPPGETLAITGPSGSGKTSLLLLLSGLQRPTSGEILVGDQRLGDMDANALADWRSEHLGIIFQSFHLLPGLTALGNVSLPLEIAGEARPRERALAMLEAVGLSHRLQHYPGQLSGGEQQRVAIARALVHQPSLLLGDEPTGNLDHETGEKVLSLLFDLHKDSKSTLVLVTHDERVAERCQHRVRMDGGRLYAS from the coding sequence ATGACCGACATTTTTCTCGAGTACCCCACAGAGTCCGGCAAGGTCGCCGTACTCAAAAATGCCTCCCTCATGGTGCCCCCGGGAGAAACACTGGCAATCACAGGCCCCTCTGGCAGCGGGAAAACGTCCCTGCTTTTGTTGCTTTCCGGCCTGCAGCGACCGACCAGTGGTGAAATTCTGGTCGGCGATCAACGTCTGGGCGACATGGACGCCAATGCTCTGGCCGACTGGCGAAGTGAGCACCTTGGCATCATTTTCCAGTCCTTTCACCTGCTGCCTGGCCTCACGGCCCTGGGAAACGTGAGTCTGCCGCTTGAGATTGCCGGCGAGGCCAGGCCGCGGGAACGAGCTCTCGCCATGTTGGAGGCCGTTGGTCTCAGCCATCGGCTGCAGCACTACCCGGGGCAGCTCTCTGGCGGCGAGCAGCAACGGGTTGCGATCGCTCGGGCACTGGTTCACCAGCCAAGCCTGTTGTTGGGAGATGAGCCCACAGGCAATCTGGACCATGAAACCGGTGAGAAAGTGCTCTCCCTGCTGTTCGACTTGCACAAGGACAGCAAATCCACGCTGGTACTGGTGACCCATGACGAGCGCGTTGCCGAGCGTTGTCAGCACAGGGTCCGGATGGACGGTGGGCGTCTCTATGCCTCCTGA